In the genome of Paenibacillus pabuli, one region contains:
- the allB gene encoding allantoinase AllB, translating into MTRLDTIIRGARVVLRDSVEELDIGITGEKITALSPQLEGDEATEIIEANGLTVMPGAVDIHVHFNEPGHASWEGFKSGSASLAAGGITTYVDMPLNGVPPTIRPDAWDSKMKAADGQSYVDFAFWGGLVPGNRAELAPLTEKGAAGFKAFMSEPGGEGEDIFARADDDTLLKGMYEIAKLNRVLALHAEDEAMVAELATRSIAAGRTGPMDYVQSRPAEAEVRAVSRALQYGEQTGCALHFVHISTRKALDLIAEAKLRGQDVTSETCPHYLTLTDEDVVRLGAVAKCAPPLRSQVEQDQLWDALAAGLIDVIASDHSPCPPSMKQSENFFEIWGGISGAQSTLLLMLEDGHLQRNIALPLLGRVLALQPAQRLGLESKGEIAIGKDADLVLINWEVTTTLNADDLHYTHKQSPYVGRTFSSSIEAVFCRGTRVYSLLTGLSDEPLGRFICANSSVPVGIEGAEGIS; encoded by the coding sequence ATGACAAGATTAGATACGATCATCCGGGGAGCCCGGGTTGTATTGAGAGATAGCGTCGAAGAACTGGATATTGGTATTACAGGTGAAAAAATAACCGCTTTGTCTCCACAGCTTGAAGGCGATGAAGCCACTGAAATTATAGAAGCAAATGGACTTACCGTGATGCCAGGGGCGGTGGACATTCATGTTCACTTCAATGAACCTGGACACGCGAGCTGGGAAGGATTCAAATCTGGATCAGCATCACTGGCTGCTGGAGGAATTACGACATATGTGGATATGCCGCTTAATGGCGTTCCCCCAACGATAAGACCGGATGCCTGGGATTCAAAAATGAAAGCAGCCGATGGTCAATCTTATGTTGATTTTGCGTTCTGGGGAGGGCTTGTCCCTGGTAATCGGGCCGAGCTTGCTCCTTTGACCGAAAAGGGTGCGGCAGGGTTTAAAGCATTTATGTCCGAACCCGGCGGAGAAGGGGAAGACATCTTCGCAAGAGCGGATGACGATACCCTTTTGAAGGGCATGTATGAGATTGCAAAGCTAAACCGTGTGTTGGCGCTTCATGCCGAAGACGAAGCAATGGTTGCTGAACTGGCGACCAGAAGTATTGCAGCTGGACGAACCGGACCGATGGATTACGTACAATCCCGTCCAGCAGAAGCCGAAGTTCGAGCGGTGTCCCGAGCGCTGCAATATGGGGAGCAAACCGGATGTGCACTGCATTTTGTTCATATCAGTACACGGAAAGCACTTGATCTGATTGCAGAGGCAAAATTGCGCGGTCAGGATGTAACTTCGGAAACATGTCCGCATTATCTTACTCTGACAGATGAGGATGTCGTCCGGTTGGGAGCTGTAGCTAAGTGTGCGCCGCCATTACGGAGTCAGGTTGAGCAAGATCAGTTATGGGATGCGCTGGCAGCAGGACTAATTGATGTGATCGCATCCGACCATTCTCCCTGTCCGCCCTCGATGAAACAATCTGAAAATTTCTTCGAAATCTGGGGTGGCATCTCGGGAGCGCAAAGCACGCTGCTGCTGATGTTGGAGGATGGACATCTTCAGCGAAATATAGCCCTGCCGTTGCTCGGAAGAGTTCTGGCTCTGCAACCTGCCCAAAGGCTTGGATTAGAGAGTAAAGGTGAAATCGCTATCGGCAAAGACGCGGATCTGGTGCTAATTAATTGGGAGGTAACTACAACTTTAAATGCCGATGACCTGCACTACACACATAAGCAGAGTCCGTATGTGGGACGCACATTTTCTTCCAGTATTGAAGCTGTGTTCTGCCGGGGGACACGAGTATACAGTTTACTCACAGGATTATCGGATGAACCTTTAGGACGGTTTATCTGTGCGAACTCATCTGTTCCAGTTGGGATTGAAGGAGCGGAGGGGATATCATGA
- a CDS encoding pyridoxal-phosphate-dependent aminotransferase family protein, whose product MSNYKELSPSLRTIMTPGPVEVDPRVLRALSFPILGQFDPEFTSLMNETMAMLRELYMTDNKWCYPVDGTSRSGIEAMLVSLIEPGDKVLVPIYGRFGHLLVEISERCGAEVIFFETEWGTVFDPEEVIKAIHTHKPSLVAMVHGETSTGQMQPLAEIGKACRELDILLLIDAVATIGGTPVETDVWHLDAVMGGTQKCLSVPSGMAPLTYNSRVEKKLMSRKTVERGLRDATSARAEGRTIASNYFDLSQLQDYWSSARLNHHTEATSMLYGLHEGLRILLQEGLDARFQRHRMNERALVAGIQGMGLKLYGNISSKLPVVTCIEIPDGIDGESVRSMLLNDFSIEIASSFGPLKGKIWRIGTMGFSCQRKNVLHVLGALEAVLLRHRHALPAGEAVQAALDVYAGKEGALC is encoded by the coding sequence ATGTCCAACTATAAAGAGTTGTCCCCTTCCTTGCGGACGATCATGACACCGGGGCCAGTTGAAGTCGATCCCAGAGTGCTGCGGGCATTGTCCTTCCCGATTCTGGGGCAGTTTGATCCGGAGTTCACTTCCCTGATGAATGAAACGATGGCGATGCTGCGTGAACTGTACATGACAGATAATAAATGGTGTTATCCGGTAGATGGCACATCCCGCTCAGGTATTGAAGCTATGCTGGTCAGCCTAATTGAGCCGGGGGACAAGGTGCTGGTCCCGATCTATGGACGGTTCGGGCATCTGTTAGTTGAAATATCGGAACGTTGTGGAGCCGAGGTTATCTTTTTTGAAACAGAGTGGGGAACGGTATTTGATCCCGAAGAGGTAATCAAGGCGATCCACACACACAAGCCGAGTCTGGTCGCAATGGTTCATGGCGAGACTTCAACGGGGCAAATGCAGCCTCTCGCGGAGATTGGCAAAGCCTGTCGTGAGCTCGATATTTTACTACTGATTGATGCGGTAGCCACTATTGGCGGTACACCTGTCGAGACAGATGTCTGGCATCTGGATGCAGTGATGGGTGGAACGCAGAAGTGTTTGTCTGTTCCATCCGGGATGGCGCCATTAACATATAACAGCCGTGTGGAGAAGAAACTGATGAGTCGTAAAACCGTCGAACGGGGTCTCCGGGATGCAACCAGTGCTCGGGCTGAAGGACGCACGATTGCTAGCAATTATTTTGACCTCAGCCAATTGCAGGACTACTGGAGTTCGGCACGGTTGAACCATCATACGGAAGCTACTTCGATGCTCTACGGTCTTCACGAAGGACTGCGGATTTTGCTTCAGGAAGGTCTGGATGCCCGTTTCCAGAGACATCGGATGAATGAACGTGCATTAGTCGCGGGAATTCAGGGCATGGGGCTCAAACTGTATGGAAACATATCCAGCAAACTTCCTGTAGTCACTTGTATCGAAATTCCGGACGGCATTGACGGTGAGTCGGTACGCAGTATGCTTCTGAATGATTTTAGTATTGAGATTGCGAGTTCGTTCGGACCATTAAAAGGAAAGATTTGGCGAATAGGCACGATGGGCTTCAGCTGTCAGCGCAAAAATGTACTGCATGTGCTGGGTGCTTTGGAAGCTGTCCTGCTACGACATCGCCATGCATTGCCAGCAGGTGAAGCAGTGCAGGCGGCGCTGGATGTGTATGCCGGGAAGGAGGGCGCCTTATGTTGA
- the uraD gene encoding 2-oxo-4-hydroxy-4-carboxy-5-ureidoimidazoline decarboxylase, translating into MGDLIKLVNNWSITQFVHTFGGLFEESPWVAERSWSSRPFDSFGQMMKVMNNVVQTSEEKAKLQLLCNHPDLGARISMSSNSVQEQADAGLNSLSEEQYNELSQLNKEYTGRFGFPFILAVKGHTAESILESMRKRNRRGREEEFQTALKEVFKIASIRLEQWLVQMGHSVPMVGGRITTHVLDTSKGIPAAGVRVELYVLNRDGEKESAMKIAESETNADGRLDAPLLEGEKFVKAVYELQFNVEGYYMQQSTEEFGQALWTMVPIRFVVTDAMSHYHIPLLIAPGGYSTYRGS; encoded by the coding sequence ATGGGCGACTTAATAAAACTCGTTAACAACTGGTCTATCACACAATTCGTGCATACATTTGGCGGACTATTTGAAGAATCACCTTGGGTGGCAGAGCGTTCCTGGTCTTCACGACCATTTGACTCATTTGGACAAATGATGAAAGTGATGAACAATGTAGTTCAGACATCTGAGGAAAAGGCGAAGTTGCAGCTGCTTTGCAATCACCCGGATCTCGGAGCGCGAATCAGCATGAGCAGCAATTCCGTTCAGGAACAGGCCGATGCAGGCCTTAATTCACTCTCGGAGGAGCAATATAACGAACTTAGTCAATTAAATAAAGAATATACAGGCCGATTCGGTTTTCCTTTTATATTGGCGGTGAAAGGTCACACAGCTGAGTCTATCCTGGAGTCCATGCGGAAGCGCAATCGGAGAGGAAGAGAGGAAGAATTCCAGACCGCCCTGAAGGAAGTATTCAAGATTGCATCCATTCGTTTGGAGCAGTGGCTTGTACAGATGGGTCACAGTGTGCCGATGGTTGGAGGAAGGATCACTACGCATGTTTTGGATACATCCAAGGGCATCCCGGCTGCTGGTGTGCGGGTTGAGCTTTATGTGCTGAACAGGGACGGCGAGAAGGAAAGTGCAATGAAAATTGCTGAGTCGGAGACCAATGCCGATGGGCGTCTAGATGCACCTTTGCTTGAAGGCGAGAAGTTTGTGAAGGCCGTCTATGAACTTCAATTCAACGTTGAAGGGTATTACATGCAGCAATCCACTGAAGAATTTGGGCAGGCGTTATGGACAATGGTTCCGATTCGATTTGTCGTAACCGATGCCATGAGTCACTACCACATACCTTTATTGATCGCTCCAGGTGGTTACAGTACATACCGGGGAAGCTGA
- a CDS encoding PucR family transcriptional regulator, with product MQLTVKEALQVYPLSEARLVAGGEGTSRMMKSVNVMDAPDIADWIKSGELLFTTAFIMKDNETDALRLMRRLNERGCAGLGIKLGRFWQSIPQGIIEEANRLRLPLLELPFQFTFSDQMNALFKAEHERSNRLLHEVVQKQKKLMQFALQQQQQHRNVFAELATVLNYPLAVVGARGHLLYGSEGVAGELAIQGWPWKSVMHRVKWNQGSCHRVPIKQNDEEYGFLLVFTVSALSLKAEEELFQQAADVLAFYMDMTYREHINPTVQDEMRTLLTEYMDNKMTIDELIRFSDNKGIHLFQGTYQCVLITLEPSVFAEGKLLKQIHRELQYNPLMQFTASHHFQIEDSILSIYTCPTGRDYGEELSAFLLNRFGDVLAAQEAKGESAPRFWISKMKHEPKSLREAYQECMDTRQLARRFGMKDRALQFEMLEFAYVFQHVPDNIMENYCNKVLEPLLARDGDPNQILMNTLESFIENDGLINEAAKQLFVHRNTVTYRMEKVGSLLQMDFKKTNDLLKLKLVFTFRKFVRDKTAAKQ from the coding sequence ATGCAACTTACGGTTAAAGAAGCTTTACAGGTATACCCGTTGTCTGAGGCCAGACTGGTTGCAGGTGGGGAAGGGACATCGCGGATGATGAAATCCGTTAACGTCATGGACGCTCCAGATATAGCCGATTGGATCAAGTCGGGAGAATTGCTATTCACAACCGCGTTTATTATGAAAGACAATGAGACAGATGCACTGCGGCTGATGCGCCGTCTGAACGAACGCGGCTGTGCCGGGCTCGGAATTAAATTGGGCCGATTCTGGCAGTCCATTCCACAAGGGATTATTGAAGAAGCGAATCGGTTGCGGCTGCCATTGCTTGAACTGCCGTTTCAGTTCACATTTTCCGACCAGATGAATGCGTTGTTTAAGGCTGAACATGAACGTAGTAATAGGTTATTGCACGAAGTGGTGCAGAAACAGAAAAAACTGATGCAGTTTGCCCTGCAACAACAACAGCAGCATCGGAATGTATTTGCCGAACTTGCCACGGTATTGAATTACCCGCTTGCGGTTGTTGGCGCACGTGGACACCTACTATATGGCAGCGAAGGCGTTGCCGGAGAATTGGCAATACAGGGTTGGCCCTGGAAATCCGTCATGCATCGCGTAAAATGGAATCAGGGAAGCTGCCACAGGGTACCCATCAAGCAGAATGATGAAGAATACGGATTTTTGCTCGTCTTTACAGTTTCAGCACTGTCACTTAAAGCAGAGGAAGAATTATTTCAGCAGGCTGCGGATGTCCTGGCATTCTATATGGATATGACCTATCGGGAACACATCAACCCTACTGTTCAGGATGAGATGCGTACCCTGTTAACCGAATATATGGATAATAAAATGACGATAGATGAACTCATCAGGTTCAGTGATAATAAAGGAATCCATCTGTTCCAGGGGACCTATCAATGTGTGCTAATCACATTGGAACCGTCTGTTTTTGCAGAAGGGAAGCTGCTGAAACAGATCCACCGTGAGCTGCAGTATAATCCGCTTATGCAATTCACAGCCTCACATCATTTCCAGATTGAAGATAGTATATTGTCTATCTATACCTGTCCCACAGGACGGGATTACGGTGAGGAATTGTCAGCATTCCTGCTGAATCGGTTCGGCGATGTTCTTGCAGCTCAGGAGGCCAAGGGAGAATCTGCACCGAGGTTCTGGATCAGCAAAATGAAACATGAGCCCAAATCGCTGCGCGAAGCCTATCAGGAATGTATGGATACCCGCCAACTGGCTCGACGATTTGGAATGAAGGATAGGGCCCTCCAATTCGAAATGCTGGAATTTGCCTATGTATTCCAACATGTTCCGGATAACATCATGGAGAATTACTGTAACAAAGTACTTGAACCTTTACTGGCCAGGGATGGCGATCCGAATCAGATACTGATGAATACGTTGGAATCTTTTATCGAGAATGATGGACTTATTAACGAAGCTGCGAAGCAGTTGTTTGTGCATCGGAACACCGTAACCTATCGAATGGAGAAGGTCGGAAGCTTGCTGCAAATGGACTTCAAAAAGACCAATGATTTGCTGAAATTAAAGCTGGTGTTCACCTTCCGTAAGTTCGTACGGGACAAAACAGCAGCAAAACAATGA
- a CDS encoding Zn-dependent hydrolase, producing the protein MNDFEVHASAGTEFPIQPLPQLEQVQLQSMLDWLSTYGADLQGGVTRLLYDQAWCKAQHALAKKMQEKGLTPAFDQSGNLYGTLNGNRTGAGMGKGIEEAPIVTGSHIDTVVHGGKYDGAYGVVAGVLALEYLKNHFGTPKRTLQVVSLCEEEGSRFPFAYWGSRSITGASGLEEVQHLKDQAGITFAQAICNAGFGPDSGHRTASHTYGAFIELHIEQGQVLERLGHSIGIVSDIVGQKRFSITVIGEANHAGTTPMAWRKDALAGAAEMITAVRSIALEAGEPLVATVGRVTAEPGVGNVVASRAVFSLDIRHIRQESIDRCWQDMLQAFSRIAAEQQLELNWEEHLSVTPIPMNEQITADIRSICEMEQLSYIHMPSGAGHDSQIFQPVCPTAMIFVPSRDGISHNPLEYTAEEDLMKGFRVLVQLLYKYGYGS; encoded by the coding sequence ATGAACGACTTTGAAGTACACGCATCAGCTGGAACGGAATTTCCCATTCAGCCTTTGCCCCAATTGGAGCAGGTACAGCTGCAAAGCATGCTTGACTGGTTGTCCACCTATGGTGCTGATCTCCAGGGAGGTGTTACACGTCTGTTGTATGACCAAGCATGGTGTAAGGCACAGCATGCACTTGCGAAAAAAATGCAGGAGAAAGGGTTGACTCCCGCATTTGATCAATCGGGAAACCTGTATGGAACTCTGAATGGTAATCGTACGGGTGCAGGAATGGGAAAAGGAATCGAAGAGGCACCGATTGTTACAGGGTCCCATATCGATACGGTGGTGCATGGTGGGAAGTATGACGGCGCCTACGGGGTAGTTGCAGGAGTGCTGGCATTAGAATATCTGAAGAACCATTTTGGGACACCTAAACGAACACTCCAGGTGGTGTCCCTGTGCGAAGAAGAAGGCAGCCGATTCCCCTTCGCTTACTGGGGATCACGGAGCATAACAGGGGCAAGTGGGTTGGAAGAAGTGCAGCATTTGAAGGATCAAGCTGGCATTACCTTTGCACAGGCAATATGTAATGCCGGTTTTGGACCCGATAGTGGGCATAGAACGGCTTCACACACGTATGGTGCATTTATCGAGCTTCATATTGAGCAAGGTCAGGTCCTTGAACGATTGGGCCATTCGATTGGTATTGTATCGGACATTGTAGGTCAGAAACGTTTTAGCATTACAGTAATTGGCGAAGCCAATCACGCGGGAACTACACCGATGGCCTGGCGCAAGGATGCACTTGCAGGTGCAGCCGAGATGATTACAGCCGTTAGAAGCATTGCGCTGGAGGCAGGTGAACCGCTTGTAGCCACCGTGGGACGAGTAACAGCGGAGCCGGGTGTTGGCAACGTTGTTGCTTCTCGAGCGGTATTCTCCCTCGATATTCGGCACATCCGGCAAGAGAGCATCGATCGCTGCTGGCAAGATATGCTTCAGGCTTTTAGCCGGATTGCAGCCGAGCAACAACTTGAACTGAACTGGGAAGAACACTTGTCTGTCACACCTATTCCGATGAATGAACAGATTACCGCAGACATTCGGAGTATCTGTGAAATGGAACAGCTATCCTATATACACATGCCAAGCGGCGCAGGACATGATTCGCAGATCTTTCAGCCAGTTTGCCCCACTGCAATGATTTTTGTCCCTAGCCGGGATGGTATTAGTCATAATCCTCTTGAATATACAGCTGAAGAGGACCTGATGAAAGGTTTTCGGGTTTTGGTTCAGTTACTTTATAAATACGGTTACGGGAGTTGA
- a CDS encoding CHASE3 domain-containing protein has product MSKKRRFTIRSKIVLGYLVVVLLFGAVLLVLSAQIDASQKEIDFISHHDLEVHNLTNAIEKNVLNMETGQRGFMLTGEESYLEPYTQALTQWNSNYAELYELVSDNPSQQRTLENIKTHINRWIDVAGTASVTLKRQGNQEKVIEFFRSDPGKSEIDLLRSQLETFRSTELALTESRVTELAARSSTLLTIMYSLWAVVAGLSVAAALVISGNIVKTLREVKHTISDISQGGNLTQRIIVRTHDEVGDLGKETNLLLDTVQEQNRLKDRVASIATLLQNPTSLEGLSQLFLNQVAILLEAPYGVLYAMKENRLIRVAAYAADGEKERALGKVSVAPGEGLVGQSAIEKRVLQMNDLPQNYIRISSGLGDASAASLTVAPVVFEGNTIAVIELAFMKPIEPKGTRLLTELIEIFGVSLHSTVTRMELQHLYDESQVLNEELQTQSEKLQVQTEEMAAQTEELHMQTEELYMLNERLELQKNAAETSASELAEVADQLRTSSGYKSEFLANMSHELRTPLNSMLILSEILAENKHQHLSSEEQKYASVIHASGKDLLNLINDILDLSKVEAGEMDVDLDDVYLGTLPEAMNQYFLKTAEQKGIDFRIQLQSPLPETIVSDEMRLHQILRNLLSNAFKFTEKGEVALTISRVSLSNPEEKGTETEVIAFSVSDTGIGIADNKLLQIFDAFKQADGATARKYGGTGLGLAISQSLANLLGGSISATSREGQGSVFTLFLPLRSKEPEVIQNSRLFLHEAAVTAPETNNNSEETSTIVEMLLTPLEESLLNGRQVFVVDDDIRNVYALANALEQYGMNVITAQNGYECLEMLERGEAKPDIIMMDIMMPELDGYETTRQIRERLNLKQLPIIALTAKAMKEDREKCIAAGASDYISKPLNMKEVLSRMKLWLSHETLGI; this is encoded by the coding sequence TTGTCGAAAAAGAGAAGATTCACGATACGCTCCAAAATCGTATTGGGCTATCTAGTGGTTGTGCTGTTATTTGGTGCCGTTTTGCTGGTGCTGTCTGCCCAGATAGATGCGTCGCAGAAGGAAATCGATTTTATCAGCCATCACGACCTGGAAGTACATAACCTGACCAATGCAATTGAGAAAAATGTTCTGAATATGGAAACAGGACAACGGGGATTCATGTTAACCGGTGAAGAAAGTTATTTGGAGCCATACACCCAAGCACTGACTCAATGGAACTCCAATTATGCCGAACTGTATGAGTTGGTCAGTGATAACCCATCCCAGCAGAGAACGCTGGAGAACATCAAAACACATATTAACCGTTGGATTGATGTTGCTGGGACAGCTTCAGTAACCCTAAAAAGACAGGGGAATCAGGAGAAAGTCATTGAATTTTTCCGTTCCGACCCGGGGAAAAGCGAAATCGATCTGTTAAGATCCCAGCTCGAGACCTTCCGCTCCACAGAGTTGGCGCTCACGGAGAGCCGGGTTACTGAACTCGCAGCACGAAGCTCCACATTATTGACCATAATGTATTCCTTATGGGCTGTCGTTGCGGGACTATCTGTTGCTGCGGCGCTTGTCATTTCGGGCAATATCGTCAAGACTCTTCGTGAAGTCAAACATACCATTAGCGACATATCTCAAGGCGGCAATCTCACACAGCGTATTATTGTCCGTACACATGATGAGGTCGGTGATTTAGGCAAAGAGACGAACTTATTGCTGGACACGGTACAGGAACAGAACCGACTTAAGGATCGGGTTGCCAGTATAGCTACGCTCCTGCAGAACCCTACAAGTTTGGAGGGACTGTCACAGTTGTTCCTAAACCAAGTCGCGATTCTGCTGGAAGCTCCATATGGCGTGTTATATGCGATGAAAGAGAATCGTCTCATTCGTGTAGCCGCGTATGCAGCGGATGGAGAGAAAGAGCGAGCCCTTGGTAAAGTATCCGTTGCGCCGGGTGAGGGATTAGTGGGTCAAAGTGCGATTGAGAAGCGAGTTTTGCAAATGAATGACTTGCCTCAAAATTATATTCGCATCTCATCGGGTCTTGGTGATGCGTCGGCTGCATCACTCACGGTAGCCCCGGTGGTGTTTGAAGGTAACACAATCGCTGTAATCGAACTGGCTTTCATGAAGCCCATCGAACCAAAGGGGACAAGGCTGCTCACAGAACTGATTGAAATTTTTGGGGTCTCGCTTCATTCCACCGTAACACGCATGGAGTTACAGCATTTGTATGATGAGTCCCAGGTACTGAATGAAGAATTGCAGACACAATCCGAAAAATTGCAGGTACAGACCGAAGAGATGGCGGCGCAGACGGAAGAGTTACACATGCAGACCGAAGAGCTGTACATGCTGAATGAGCGTCTGGAATTGCAGAAAAATGCGGCGGAGACCTCGGCCAGCGAACTTGCGGAAGTTGCGGATCAGTTACGGACAAGTTCTGGTTACAAGTCTGAATTTCTTGCGAATATGTCTCATGAATTGCGTACTCCTCTGAACAGTATGTTGATTCTTTCTGAGATTTTGGCCGAGAACAAGCATCAGCACTTAAGCAGCGAGGAACAGAAATATGCTTCGGTGATCCATGCATCAGGCAAGGACCTGTTGAATCTGATTAATGACATTCTCGATCTTTCCAAAGTGGAAGCAGGGGAAATGGACGTAGATTTGGATGATGTCTATCTCGGAACCCTCCCGGAAGCTATGAATCAATATTTCCTGAAAACGGCTGAACAAAAAGGTATTGACTTCCGGATCCAACTTCAAAGCCCTCTGCCCGAAACGATTGTTTCTGATGAGATGCGATTACACCAGATTTTGCGGAATTTGTTATCCAATGCATTCAAGTTTACCGAAAAAGGTGAAGTAGCCTTAACCATCTCCAGAGTGAGTCTGTCCAATCCTGAAGAAAAAGGGACAGAGACGGAAGTGATCGCTTTTTCGGTTAGCGACACTGGGATTGGCATTGCCGATAACAAACTGTTACAGATCTTTGATGCGTTCAAACAGGCAGATGGAGCCACGGCTCGAAAATATGGCGGAACCGGACTGGGACTGGCGATCTCTCAATCTCTTGCCAATCTGTTGGGAGGGTCAATCTCTGCAACCAGTCGCGAAGGACAAGGGAGTGTCTTCACCCTATTCCTCCCGCTTAGAAGCAAAGAGCCTGAGGTTATACAGAACTCCAGATTGTTCTTGCACGAGGCTGCTGTGACTGCTCCTGAAACAAACAATAATTCAGAGGAAACTTCAACAATCGTCGAGATGTTACTCACTCCACTTGAAGAATCGTTATTGAACGGACGCCAAGTCTTTGTTGTGGATGATGATATTCGCAACGTATACGCCTTGGCTAACGCCTTGGAGCAGTATGGCATGAATGTAATCACAGCACAGAACGGATATGAATGTCTGGAGATGCTGGAACGTGGGGAAGCGAAGCCGGATATTATCATGATGGACATCATGATGCCAGAGCTGGATGGTTATGAAACCACTCGCCAGATCCGTGAAAGATTGAATCTCAAGCAGCTCCCCATTATTGCTCTGACTGCGAAAGCCATGAAGGAAGATCGTGAGAAATGTATTGCGGCAGGAGCCTCGGATTATATTAGTAAACCACTGAATATGAAAGAGGTACTGTCCCGTATGAAATTGTGGTTGAGTCATGAAACATTGGGAATCTGA
- the ggt gene encoding gamma-glutamyltransferase, with product MLNQMPISREVMVTSPHYLASAVGSSILSQGGNAYDAAVAVSAVLGVVYPHMTGLGGDAFFLIHDGASGEITAYNGSGRSAAGIHADTFKAMGMSAIPQRGVLSAITVPGMVDAWWEVWSRYGKLKWEEILEPAAQYAEKGCPVSRNLRQWMERDEDFIMGHTPLRAVFAPLSTLLQEGDLLLQPELASSIRLIQAGGRDVFYTGKLAEQLTSAICEDGGMLTPADFAAHKGEWVKPVSTDYRGYQVHQMPPNSQGFSMLMMLNMLEHIDLSSVARTSPEFYHLMAEVVKKAFRDRDSYLTDPEFRDIPLENLLSKVYGDELWSEIQSAPAVAQPFLSKTMGQDTAYAAIVDNEGNAVSFIQSLYFDFGAAYVPGNTGVIMQNRGSFFSLDSKDANVLEPNKRSFHTLMPGLVTRNGKPYLLVGTQGGEGQPQTQLSVLTGVLDYGLNIQEAIGLPRWVYGRTWGEEGDTMRVENRYHDDVCNTLARWGHNVEARAPWDGIMGQSQGIVIHENGMISGAADPRGDGMAIGW from the coding sequence ATGTTGAACCAGATGCCGATATCCAGGGAGGTGATGGTCACCTCCCCTCATTATTTGGCGAGTGCGGTTGGCAGTTCAATTCTCTCGCAGGGTGGCAACGCTTATGATGCCGCTGTTGCGGTTAGTGCTGTATTGGGCGTAGTCTATCCCCACATGACAGGGCTTGGCGGAGATGCCTTCTTTCTGATTCACGACGGAGCAAGTGGCGAAATAACGGCCTACAACGGAAGCGGTCGTTCGGCAGCAGGCATTCATGCTGACACGTTCAAAGCAATGGGGATGAGCGCCATTCCTCAGCGAGGCGTCCTTAGTGCGATTACTGTTCCTGGAATGGTCGATGCCTGGTGGGAAGTCTGGTCCCGCTATGGGAAGTTAAAATGGGAAGAGATACTTGAACCAGCTGCGCAATATGCAGAAAAAGGATGCCCTGTATCCCGAAATCTGCGCCAGTGGATGGAACGTGATGAGGATTTCATTATGGGGCATACACCGCTGCGAGCGGTATTTGCCCCGTTGAGTACACTTTTGCAGGAAGGCGATCTGCTCTTGCAGCCTGAACTGGCCTCATCCATTCGCCTAATTCAGGCAGGTGGACGCGATGTTTTTTATACCGGTAAACTGGCAGAGCAGCTAACTTCGGCAATTTGTGAGGATGGCGGCATGCTTACCCCAGCGGATTTCGCGGCTCACAAGGGAGAGTGGGTGAAACCGGTCAGCACCGACTACCGTGGTTATCAAGTTCACCAGATGCCGCCCAATTCACAGGGATTCTCCATGCTGATGATGCTAAATATGCTGGAGCATATTGATCTTTCTTCTGTGGCGCGAACGTCCCCAGAGTTCTATCACCTGATGGCTGAAGTGGTGAAAAAGGCTTTTCGTGACCGCGATAGTTATCTCACGGACCCGGAGTTCAGGGATATTCCGTTGGAAAATCTGTTATCCAAGGTTTACGGAGACGAATTGTGGAGCGAGATTCAGTCTGCTCCAGCTGTGGCACAGCCTTTTCTGTCCAAAACGATGGGTCAGGATACGGCTTATGCGGCAATTGTAGACAATGAAGGCAACGCCGTCTCATTTATTCAGAGTCTGTACTTTGACTTTGGCGCTGCTTATGTACCGGGAAATACGGGTGTGATCATGCAGAATCGCGGTTCCTTTTTCTCGCTTGATTCGAAGGACGCCAACGTACTGGAACCGAACAAACGCTCATTCCACACCCTAATGCCAGGACTTGTCACTCGTAACGGAAAACCTTATTTGCTCGTTGGCACACAAGGTGGCGAGGGTCAGCCCCAGACACAGTTATCGGTTCTAACGGGTGTGCTGGACTATGGTCTGAACATTCAGGAGGCGATCGGTCTACCGCGTTGGGTGTATGGACGCACGTGGGGTGAAGAAGGTGACACGATGCGAGTAGAGAACCGCTATCATGACGACGTATGTAACACGCTTGCCCGATGGGGGCATAATGTCGAAGCCAGAGCACCGTGGGATGGGATTATGGGGCAGTCACAAGGGATTGTTATCCATGAAAATGGCATGATTAGCGGGGCAGCAGATCCCAGAGGAGACGGCATGGCTATCGGGTGGTAA